In Carassius gibelio isolate Cgi1373 ecotype wild population from Czech Republic chromosome B2, carGib1.2-hapl.c, whole genome shotgun sequence, a single genomic region encodes these proteins:
- the LOC127951635 gene encoding mitogen-activated protein kinase kinase kinase 6-like: protein MNTLKTKQSHITALEVRAASTATDSKPSPHNAHNVAMVRWLKGVPVDKKTIEMLVFHEFTLDSLLHLACRDDLQYCGIKGGILCRLWAAISKQRESLPSPVKEDREHTIL, encoded by the exons ATGAACACACTTAAGACCAAACAAAGCCACATCACCGCCCTGGAGGTCCGAGCTGCATCTACAGCTACAG ATAGTAAACCTTCACCCCACAATGCTCACAATGTTGCTATGGTGCGCTGGTTAAAAGGTGTTCCAGTGGATAAGAAAACCATAGAAATG CTTGTTTTTCATGAGTTCACATTGGATAGTCTCCTCCATCTCGCTTGCAGAGATGATCTGCAATACTGTGGCATCAA AGGCGGGATACTGTGTCGTTTGTGGGCTGCCATCTCCAAGCAGAGGGAGTCTCTTCCCAGTCCAGTCAAGGAGGACAGGGAACATACCATTCTCTAA